In Streptomyces sp. P9-A4, the genomic window CCGTATGTCTCACCCGACGAACTCAGCGGCTCGGGCCGCCGGTCCAGCCTCGACGACGGCGAGCTGGGCGTGGTCGGCATCCGGGTGGAGGACGCGGCTCAGGCCGCCGACCTGGCCGTACGGGGCTCGCAGTCCACGGGGCTGACCGTCATGAGCGCACAGCGGGTCGAGGTGACCGCCGAGACGGACGAGATCCCGGTGGCGGTCGACGGCGAGGCCCTGCGGATGCCCACTCCGGTGGTGTGCACACTGCGCCCGGGGGCGCTGCGGGTCCTGGTACCCCGCGACCGTCCGGGCGTCCCGGTACCCGTACCGCCGGTGAGATGGCGCCGGATCTTCGCCCTGGCCTTCGGCGGTGACGAGGAGACGGGGTGAGATGCCGCCCCGTGGCAGGGTCCGTCAGCCGGCTGCGGTGTCCTCGTCCGCCTGCTCGGCGCCCTCGGCCGCGTGCACCTTCTCGCGCATCTTGCGCACCAGCTCGGCCTTCTGGTCGGCGGCACCCTGGCGGTCGCGGTTGCGGTGCGGACCGTTGTTCTGCCGTTCGGCGCGGGAGAGCTTCTTGCGCGGGCCGCCGCCCTGGCCCACGGGGTTGTTGATGTTCTTGCTGTCGGTCACGGGTTCTCCCGGTGGTGATGTGAAGTGATTTACGGATTCACCGGTGGGACGTTACCCGCTTCCGCCGGCCCCGGGCGCCAAGCCCTTCACCACCCCGGCGCCGACCGGCCCGCGGCGAGTACTTCCGATACGGGCCGACGGCCTCCGCACGGGGTGTGCCGAGGCCGCCGAGACATGACGGGTGAGTCTCAGTTGAGCGGGCCGAACATGACCGCACCGGCAGCCTTGGGGTCGTTGCTGCTCCAGACGTCACGCGCCGCGTTGACGAACTCGTCGACGCTGACGAAGCCGTCGCCGTTGAGGTCGATGCGCGCGAAGGTCTCCGCGCTGAGGTGCCCGTCGACGCCGAGGGCCCGGTAGGTCCGCTCGGCACTTCTCGTAGAAGCTGCCCTTGCGGTAG contains:
- a CDS encoding DUF6243 family protein, giving the protein MTDSKNINNPVGQGGGPRKKLSRAERQNNGPHRNRDRQGAADQKAELVRKMREKVHAAEGAEQADEDTAAG